TTGCTGCTCTTCTGGCTTAAATCTCTCCCAGAAGATTTCTTGCTGCTCTTCTGGCTTAAACCATGCTTTTTCTTCCTACCACTTCCATTTTCTGAACTAGTGCTGCTTCTGCGGCCAGAAGTCCGTGATTTGGTGCTGCTTTTGCGGCTTGATTTGGAGTAAAACTCCTTGGTTTGTTGCGCATCCTGTGGACTATAATCATGATGGTTTTCATTCCCATAGTAATCATATTCAGCTTCTGAGACCTCATTCTCTAGGAATTTTGCACTAGCTGCAGCCTCATTTTGAACATTGGAACTGTGGTTGTCCTTACCATTTCCTGCGTCACTTTCGCTCTCGCTCTCACTTTCGCTTTCACTCTCACTTTCACTTTCACTAGCAGCACTCTTATGAGAGGCCGAATTGGCAGGCTGGAGAGGGGTAGGAACAACCTCTGGAGGAGTTGTGTTAAGAAAACTCAGAGCAGTTACAACATCACTCATCAAAGGACGAGCTGCTGCTTCCTCCTGCAAGCACATGGCTGCAATTGCAACAACTTGATTGAGATCCTTTTCTGGGAAATTTTTGTCCAGATGTGGATCTGCCATATCTGCATATCTTTTTGGATCCCTGAATATTGGTTGTGCCTGTTCAATGATGATAGTAAGTAAATACATGGAGTCAACAAAACAGATATTAGGGGTATCAAACTTGTTGCTTATAGAAAATTGCCACTGAGTAAAATTCCATGTGTATCCCACATGTGATTTATATTAAAATGATTCTTTTAGCAACCATGCATAATATTCTGATCATATGCATACATACAAAACAATGTTCAAAAGAGATTGCAATAGATTACCCATGAAACTAGGTTTTGCTCATCATGAGGTCTTGTGGTGTCAATGGCTCTTCTTCCAGTTATGAGCTCTAGCAAGACAACCCCAAAACTGAACACATCTGATTTTAATGTGAGGTTACCTGTTCTCACATACTCTGGAGCACTGTAACCATATGTACCCATAACTCTTGTAGGCACAATGTTCATCTTATCTTTACCAGCAAGTTTGGCCAGTCCATAATCAGATAGTTTTGCATTGAGATCATTGTCCAGTAAGATGTTCGACGATTTCAAGTCCCGGTATATAACCGAGGGATTGGCCTTGTCATGTAAGTACCACAACCCTTTCGCAACGTTAGATGCTATTTTCATTCTGCTGTACCAATCTAACGAAGGTACATCAGGTCCTCGCTCTGTGCCAACAACAAAAAATGCCTTGTTTTAGATTTATAAAACTAGAATTGGATGGTGGAGATCATAACAAAAACATGCTTTGTTTTAGATTCATAAAACTAGAATTGGATGATGGAGATCATAGAcaactaatagcatgtttgattTCATGATTTGCATAGAATACAAGGCGTTACTCATAAGTTAAGACTTGTAGCCTCTAATCAGAAGAAATCGTGGAACCAAACATGTTATAACTAGAATCTGATACCATGTGATGAAATAACTATCTAAAAACTGATTATACAAAGAAAGAATGAGTGGCTACCAAGAAGACGGCTCTCTAAAGAACCCCCAGGCATGAATTCATACACCAAAAGACGTTGATCACCATCAACACAATAACCGGTGAGTTTGACAAGATTTTCATGGTTCAAAAGACTTAACATCAAAACCTCAACCAGAAAGTCCTTGCTGCCCGGCATGCCATTTCGGTCAAGTTGCTTCACTGCTACTACCTGTTAGAGAGGAGAGAACAGAACACAAACAAACATGTAAACATAGAGAACAAAAAGAAGTTATTAACTTTGTTTTCATTGCACTAAAAATGGAGGCTTTATGACCTGTCCTGTTGCTGGAATGGTTCCTTTGTAAACTCTGCCAAAGCCACCTTCACCCATCAAGCACTCTTGCCTGAAATTTTTTGTTGCAATTGCAAGCTCACGGAAAGTGAAATTCTGTGCTTGAATGCTTGAAGTGTCAACCTGGTTCGGTTCATCTGGCTTTTGTTTCCTTACATCTACATTGTCAACCAACCCTTTTAagtctcaaaaataaaattgctaaaaaaattacaaacaaGGGATGAATAAGTCAAACAAATTGATTAGACCTTCCAAATTCTACTATCACTACATGAATTAGGAAAATGCTAATTGTTAAGAAAAGAGACGTTCCACTACATATCACACCCACTTCAGTCAAACAACACAAATAACTTTGTCACATCAGCATTTAGTGCATTTCTTACAACTTCCCCTTGAAACATTTAGCATTGTTTGTATGACTCATATATTGTGATTAACTAAATGCCACATAATCAAGTTGTTTTTGCAACTTTCTATCATCAATCTTTCTTAAAAGAGCTCCGGGACCAATCCTGAAATTTGAACACCAATAGTACCGAAACCTCAAGTATATCCCATTTTTCTCTTTATATGTTTCTTCTAATCATATATCATATCTATCACTTTCTTTGTCTCTATCGGGTCGGGTGTCTGCAAAACATTTTCCTTTACCTGGTGTTTTTGTTGTTACGACGTTTTCATGTGATGTTGCCCCCTGCTCCCTCTTGCTATTGCATCTCTTGGACTTGGAAAAACAGGGAAAGCAATTCATTCTTGTTAGGATCAAGAATCAAATGATGAGGAATGTCCAAGAAGGAGGGGGAGCAAGTAAAACTATTCTCATCCAAGAACAAATGACAACATGAATGAACAAGGATTGAAGAAATTAATGCACGGGGGTACCCCCAAATGAGATTGAAGGACCCCGTAGAAGAAGAGCAGATGGTatgaaaaagaaagggaaataaagagtaaaaaggagaaaagaagaagaagccatgCAGGAGGAGAATTGGAAAAAATGGTCAGAAGGCTCGGAGAGAAAAGGGGGGACACATTTGAGTGGACATCATCATGAGGTGTCGTTTTACATGGATTCCGACAATTGTGGAACTTATGTTTCAGTTTTTGGGTTCAAATGACTATTGATACATTGTCTTCCAGGACATATATGCATGGATGGCATCTAACTTTGTTGAATTCGGTTACATTTTGAATTTCCACAACCATATGGTTATATTACTTCAACTTTGGGGTAAGCCAGTTATAAGTTACATCAATTCTATACATAGATAATAGATTATAATTTTTAGTTGGAGACAACTTAATGTTTTCagaacgaaaaaaaaaacaacacaatGCATCAATTCAGATGAAGTGGTTAAGAAGACAGATGAAGTGGTTATTAATTGTGGTGTATTGTCCAAATTCCAATATCTAGTATAGCATTGCACAAGGGATTTGAAGGGGAGGGATCAACTTACACAGACTTTAATAATCTCATATCATTCAATAATTTTGTATTTATGATTGTATAATGAATTCAACGTTCGATTGAAAGTCACTATCATATAGatcatatatattaattttttttacattaaaccAAAGTTTTTAACTATATCTCATCAAGATATGCTAAGATTAGTGTGAACATTtcaaaatatatgaaaatagTGAGTGTTTGATTACGAACTTATATTTATTGAAAGTGCAAAAATCACACCCTAATTAATACTTTATAAATACGGATCACATATTAGAAATTCTAAGCCCTAAAACAAATTGCTATCAGAATGCTCCGTCTGAGAGCCATGGCAAGTTTAACTAGAAGGTTCCTTCTTTCCTACCCCATGCGTCAGCGTCCTGAGCCATTTGCTTCCTTTTTCACGGTGTGGAAGTCAACTGATTTTCTTCCTCAATTGGGCCAATTGGGGCTATTGGTGAAGGGGTTCACGGGACGGAGTTGAAAAGGGGGATGAAAGCACATATCTTCATGCACCCACCCTCACTATTGTGATCTCCACTTTTGAAAAGTAAGTAAGTCTTTCGCCCCATCATAGTGATTGGGGGGGCGAGTACAGAAGAGGGAGGCGAGGACGAGAAGCAAAGAGGCTCACTTTGCCCTTCCCCCACCCCGCGCGAGTGTTATCAATAGTTATAAAAGACTTGTTTTGTTAAATAAGACTGAATTAACCAAAGTTTTGGAAATAAGTACAATAGTAAACCGTGATGAAGTGCTAGCGACACATTCTTTTAAACACATTTTTAACAGTGTTTGAAAAGAGTGTGTTTCTATAATTTCTCCTTGTGTAATATGATATACAAGAATATGATGGAGAGTTTGTTGTGCCGAAAAAACTTAACATGAGATTAGATTTTTAGTAGCATACTACTGTAACATGTTTCTCCACATGCATATAGGTATCAagtaacatttaaaaaaaaatcatttttttaaaagtaaagaTAATCCAATTAAGAAGTACCGACAACAAACATCTAAGCATAGGATGTCCTCAATCCCATGGTCCATGGAGGCATCTTCTATTCAGACAAAGTTCAAACCAAAACATGTTCAGCTATAAAATCTACCGCTGAATTACCATTGCGGCACACATGAATGAAACAACTCAAAAGAAGTAAAAGCAACAAAAAGGGCGATACAATTAGAATCCAAAATACGAGGTGGCCACGATGATTCTTCCGGTATTAAAAACGAcgctaaaataaaaattgtgtCTGATACCaacttaaatttaaaatgatttttCCTAAACTAATTACTCCCCTctgttcctgatcttttgttgtttaaggttatgcacattgtttaagagtgcaattattgaaatatttgttgacataaacacccttatttaatgttgagttagAGTTAAGAGAGATaatgatagttattggttaagaaacttgttatgattttgattggtgaaaataaaaggtggtaggtgagaaatgtaatattaaatgagggtaaacatggaataagttgagaaaaaaatgcattgggtttgtaaaacaacaaaagttttaaaattttgaccaaaacttaaaacaacaaaagatcaggaacggagggagtataacaATTATTGTGTATGATTttagttaaaaataaaaactatataTAATTCATGTGCCTTGCACGAGATTTATTATGTgtcatttataatattttacagTCATAAACTATAAAactatataaatttataattataatgggaacaataaaatatttttatcttataaataaaataaaaatttatttgaccaatttatttatattattaaattttagatttttaaaatcattattattaattaaaattatcatTACACGGtttcaataattaatattatttgatATGAAAAATTATGCTTGGTTTTtagtatttataatttatagtaTTATTATTTTGGTAAATTGTAATGATCAACTAAACAATCTTTTGAAATTGACTTTATTTTCTTTACTTCTTGTCTTCTTTCATGTCATTCAAACTAACATTGTAACAACTTATCGCGACTTCCTGATTTCCTCTAGTGGAAATCACATTGGATATTTGGTTTGTAAACTTTATTAGAGAATCCAAATGTACAACACTGCTACGACAATCATTTAGAAATGGTCGTCCAAGAATCACATTATAGGTTGATGAAAAATCTACTACAATAAAAACATGCATTAATGGTCCTACCGAAATTTTCTGCCCTTAGTCATTCTAGTCTTCACATACCCTATTGGATCCATCTAACCACCTATAAAGTTGATCAAATTGGTCATGAATGAAATTAGATCTTCGTGAACAGTTTTAATACTACGAAGCAATCATAGAACATTACTAGTGcgataacccgtgcgttgcacggaatttaatgttatatttttttataaataaattagttttcatatatatatataatttaaattataaataagttaaTTGTGTATAAATCAACCgtataataatatatgaagagaaaaatgaaataaataaatgaaattatattgtatatatcaaacaattttaaaaaaattgttaaacaCTACATTGACAGTACTGGTCTATTGTTTGCCCAAATCATCCAGTTAGAGATGACAATTTTCACTTGCATTTGGGGATTACCCAATTTGGGGACCCGATCTTGGGGAATTTTTCTGtgagggtgggggtggggaCGAAATCCCCACGAGACGAATTTGGGGATGGGGGTGGGGATCACCGTCCCCGCCCCATGTGCATAGGTAAAAATTCAATAATACCCTTAATAATAATGTCAAGTagctaataaaaaatataaaggatTATAAACGTAGCCGATTAGGTACTTCAAAATTTCAGTTTGAATAACATATTTTTATGAAGATAAAGATGTTATTGAGGTAAAAAATATGTGGTTTCTATATTTAAACATTTATGTTCCATGTATAAATTCatctatttcttattttttaatgatataTTAGTGATCCCGATGGGATCAGTGGGACCTGTGGGGAGGTGAGAATGGGGTGAAAATTCACCCCGCCACGGGGACAGGGAGTGGGGATGGGGACAGAGAAGGGAAGCAGGGATGGGGAGTGGGGAGACACTCCCCGTCCCCACCCAGCGCATGTGTCATCTCTGCATCTaatatacaaagtttaagactatTTATTGAGTGTATTGTAGAGAGAGgtacatataactgaccatgagtgaagacggaCCTCAGAAGGAAGAGTCCAACCtaagatagtgtttgtccttgcttttgtttatggtcatcgcgAAGCTACTGCAATTAGAAATTGTCTTCTTCTGCATTTAATTGGAAATTCGGAATTAGAATGGACTTGGTTCTTCTTGAAATGTGTACTTTGACTTTAGCATGTGTTCccgtgataacagttgcaccaatagCAAGTTCACCTAGTTCATCCACGGGTTAACCTGGTTCCATTGCGTAAACCTGCTtcttggtctatatttctcaaaagtaTGATTGGAGTACCtactttcaataatagtttgtggttagTGATTCCTAAACTTTTAGTTTCGTTCAAAAATTATATTGTAAGCCACTCACCCCAaatttcagaatcctcatcagaTTGCAAGGCAGAGTCAGggctcagatattcatgttaTGGTGCAGCTACCATgccaagcatgtaagtgtttatcatttcaacatcCTCCATTGTAGGGGCAAATATtgctctatcttgaaagaattgcgggtctttcattttgtgtgGAAGGTCAAGttatgtatatttaatcaattccattaatgggtCGGGTCTAATTAGGGTGAGCATATCTGCT
This is a stretch of genomic DNA from Lotus japonicus ecotype B-129 chromosome 1, LjGifu_v1.2. It encodes these proteins:
- the LOC130731348 gene encoding probable serine/threonine-protein kinase PBL26, which codes for MNCFPCFSKSKRCNSKREQGATSHENVVTTKTPDVRKQKPDEPNQVDTSSIQAQNFTFRELAIATKNFRQECLMGEGGFGRVYKGTIPATGQVVAVKQLDRNGMPGSKDFLVEVLMLSLLNHENLVKLTGYCVDGDQRLLVYEFMPGGSLESRLLERGPDVPSLDWYSRMKIASNVAKGLWYLHDKANPSVIYRDLKSSNILLDNDLNAKLSDYGLAKLAGKDKMNIVPTRVMGTYGYSAPEYVRTGNLTLKSDVFSFGVVLLELITGRRAIDTTRPHDEQNLVSWAQPIFRDPKRYADMADPHLDKNFPEKDLNQVVAIAAMCLQEEAAARPLMSDVVTALSFLNTTPPEVVPTPLQPANSASHKSAASESESESESESESESESDAGNGKDNHSSNVQNEAAASAKFLENEVSEAEYDYYGNENHHDYSPQDAQQTKEFYSKSSRKSSTKSRTSGRRSSTSSENGSGRKKKHGLSQKSSKKSSGRDLSQKSSKKSSVKVLSHKESKESEDGSHSYHTHGNVSTSRHSSSSSSSEESQDEGVRYDRGDSRPSLGTPSFGLFSTDSVHYEEGSSTHSYHNFDHPSMGFEDHGSFHYFEHSSSKGSDKSSVHSR